Within Methanobrevibacter sp., the genomic segment CGTGAAAATATTATAAAAAGTATTAATCAATTAAATAAAGAAATCATAAGATTACAACGAAAAATTGATAAAGACATCATTAAACATAGTCAGGTTATTTTCACAACAAATTCTTCAGCAGCATCAAATATTCTACAAGACACTAACTTTGATATTGCAATTATTGATGAGGCTGCACAAGCAACTATTCCTAGTGTTTTAATACCAATCAGCAAAGCTGATAGATTTATACTAGCTGGAGACCATAAACAATTAGCTCCCACTGTTAGTTCTGGAAATGAGGAACTAAAAATATCTTTATTTGAAAAACTTTGTAAGATGTTTCCTCAGCAGATGGAAATGTTAAAAATACAATATAGGATGAATAATATGCTTATGGATTTTCCCAATAGAGAATTTTACAATAATAAGTTAATTTGTGATAGATCTGTTAAAAACACCCCTTCCATTACAATTAACAGTAATTTTGATAACGGCAATTCATTGATTTTTGTAGATACTTCCCTAGCTAGAAATAATTACGAAACGACCTGGAATTATTCTAATTCATATATTAATAAATTAGAAGCAGACATTACCAAAAATATTGTTAATGATTGTATTAACTCTAATTTTAATATTAATGACCTTGGAATTATAACAAATTATTCCGACCAAGTTAAATTAATCAAATCCATGATTGATATTGAGGTGGAAACAGTTGATGGTTTTCAAGGTAGGGAAAAAGACATTATAATTATATCAAATGTAAGAAGTAATAATCAAGGTGAAGTTGGATTTTTAGATGAACCCAAAAGATTGAATGTTGCTCTTACTCGAGCAAAAAGTAAATTAATCATAATTGGTAATTCAAAAACATTATCTAATGAACCTATGTTTAAAAGATTATTTGATTATTGTAATGAAAATGAATCAGTCATATTTTATTAATTGGAATGAGTTGCATGGCAGATAAATTAAAATTAAAAGCTATTAAGATTGGGAATTTAATTGTTGAAAACGAAACTGAAATTATGTGGGATCATATTTTAGAAGCCTTTGACTTTGACGTTATCCTAGAGGAAAATCAAAGATTAATTAGAAGTCAATATTTCCATGATGAAGATTACGTAGATAATGTCATCAATGTTCTTGACACAGCTTTACGTATTGATAAAAAAGAAGCATGTGAAATGGTTGAATATATTTTAGATAATTATACTACAGTTAATAAAATACAAATCGAGGAGGTTATTAATGATATAACCCAGTGGGAAGATTATTCTATAAAATCAAAAACTGCTGATGAAAACATTAATAGTTTAATTGCAAACATAAATGATTCTATAAATAAAGGAGAACCTGTTTTTGCATTAGACCGATTGCATACTTTAATGCATAATTATGTAAAAGAACTATGCTCAAGGCATGATATTGCCTTTGAAGATAAAGATAAGCTAGATTCCATATTCAAACAGTATGTAAAATTTATTAGTGAGTATATTGATTCTCAAATGACAATAACAATATTAAAATCATCTATCTCTTTATTTTCACAGTTTAATCAAGTAAGAAATAATTATTCTTTCGCACATGACAATGATGTTTTGAATGAAGCTGAAAGTAAATTGATTTTTAAACAAATTGTTAATATTAAGGAGTTTATTGATACTACTGAAAATGAAATAACTATCGATTCTGCTTGAAATTGTTCTTAGAGTTATAAAATTCCACAATTTATTTTTTATTTTAATTTTTTACCAAACCTTATTCTTTCACTTGATTTTAAGAAATTATTCTAATTCTTAATTAATTATTCTCATTGCATTATTCTTTTTGAATGGAAATTGATTTAATATATTATTGTATATATTATAATTTAGCAAATCAATGTTTTGAAGTTATTTGAGTGTATAAATCTTCAAGTGTCTGTTCAACTTTGTCCTTTTTCAATTCACATTCCCACACAGTGATGACATTCCATCCCATTTCTTCCAGCTCTTTCTGGTTTTCCTCATCACGTTCTTTGTTTCTATAGAGTTTCTTTTTCCAAAAATCTACATTGGATTTTGGTATTCTTGCATATTTGCATCCGTCATGGAGATGCCAGAAACATCCATGAACAAAAACAATTGTCTTGTATTTTGGTAGCACTATATCTGGGCTTCCAGGATATCGTTTATCATTCTTTCGGAAACGAAGACCTTTTGAGAAAAGATAACTTCGGACAACGATTTCTGGTTTGGTGTCTTTACTCCGAATTCGTGACATGTTATAACTTCTGACCTCTTTGCTAACTTTGTCAACCATATAAATCAACTAATATAATATATTATATTTTATATTTCCATAATCTTTTATAGCTTATGCTGTTTCAGACATTATAATTTTTACACAATTAAAACAATATTGTTCTGGTTTTGCAATATTACAATAAATGTTATATCATGTGATTAACAAAACAAATCTTATATTATAAATTGGTGTGAAACAATAAGTGATTTAAATTATATGGAGTGATGAAATGTTTCAATTAAACCATAAAACAGAAATAGAAATTAAGGGAATTCCCATACAATGGATTCCTAAAATTGAATTATACTATCCTGATTTGCCACAATTTCCAATAATGTACATACATACACAGATAAATGGTAGCCGTCTTGTTGGCTGTCCTGTGGCAGTCAGCTATGAAATTATACAAGAAAAGTGCAATGCTAAATTTATTGTATTTACTAATCTTGAGCCTAGTACAGAAGTGGTGGATAAAATAAAAGATGAAATTGAAAACAGAATTGGATTCAGCAATCCAGTCAACAAACAAACTGTAATAGATTGTTGTAAGGGTCAGCCTGAATTTATAAATATATTAACAGATTTATGGCAATACATCGAAAAATCCTATGGCTCATCTATACCTTATGGTCGCTTTTATGAGGAAATGTTTTCAATTCCAAGATTTGTTGCAGCATGGCAACCCAGAACTGGCAGGCAAAGTGAAATGAGAATGTTGTATAATTTTATGAGTGAATTTGGTGAAGAAGTGTCTTTTCCTTCTGATTGGAGCCATTTAGAATATTATATTATTCCATCATATACAGATGTAATAAATAAGGATTATTCAGATTTTCCTAATTTTAAGAAACTATATTCAGCTATGAAAAAACTTTTTGAATTAGACTTTTCAGATTCAATCATCATTGATAATGTCACTTTTAAAATTATGCCAAAAGCTTGGGAACGGAACAAAGAAAAGTTCATAAAAAATGTATCGGGCAAATACTATTCAACTGGGCAACTTACTGAAACTGATAAATATTATTCAGAAATGTTGGTTGATGCTTTTAATCGTCACCCTTGGCGAGCAGCATTTTTCATCAGTGCCTTCATGAATATAGAAAACAGTGATTATAGGAAATGGAGCAAAAACTTCTTTAACACATTTTATAGAAAGGGCACTAAGCTTGTAGGTTATTCAGAAAAAGTCATTGCTTGTTTCTTACAACAGGGTTTTGAAAAGGAAGAAATTATTCCTATAGATACATGGATAAAAACATTCTATCAGTTTCCACTTGGAATAAGCAGAATGCCTAACTTTTTTGATAGCTTTGATATGCTAGGAAAATTAGAGCGGGTCATATGGCTTGCAAGTCAATCTAATAAAACAAACATGAAAAATTTTTTTGATATACTTTGGTGTCAAAGATATGGTACTATTGGAAATAGTGAACTACGTGGAGTTAATCCTCTTGCGTGTAGTATTTGTAGTCTGAGTGCCACTTGCGTTGGACTATCAAAAATCAAAAATGAAAGCATTTTAATAAGCAATACACTAAAACCTGAAGACTTTAATACCATACCTTCCAGTACACTAGATGACATTTCTTTCATTTGTTTACTAGAAGATGATGTTCCAAAGAAAATATATCATTATAAAAAAAGAACAAAAAAATGGGTTCTAAATGACGAATTTAGTGGCTATTTAAAAACTAAAGAGGACAGTTTTCCAAAATCTTTAGTAGACAAGAAAATTATAACTGTGGAAGAATTTATTAAAAATAACTGAGGAGGTCTCTTATTATGACAGCAAAAGAACAAATTATCGAGTTATTTAGAAAGAATGTTAAAGGAAAAACTCCCAATGTCAAAGGAAAAAACGAACGTCATGACGGAAGAAAAGGCCATTGGCTAGAACAACAATTTGGAGTAACTGCAAATGCAGATAATGAAGCTGATTTATTTGGGTATGAATTAAAAAATGAAACCACATCCAAAACAACTTTTGGTGATTGGTCTGCCAATATATATGTTTTTACCAGCTCCAAATATTCCTCACTTTTTGAGGGAGATAAAAAATATGAAAAACAGAATAGTTTTGTAAAAATCTTTGGTAAGCCGAATGAAGAAAAAGGAGGACGATATTCCTGGTCTGGAACACCTTGTCCAAAAATCGACTCATATAATGACTTTGGACAAATCCTGTTAATAGAACCTAATAAAGATATTGTTGCTTTTTATTCATATTCACAGGATAAAAGAGAAGATAAAGAGAATATTGTTCCTAAAGAATTACAAATAGAGAACCTTGAAATAGCCAGATGGTATGGTGAACATTCCCCTACATCCAAAAGAGCCGACAAATGTCTCAAAGCAAAACTTGAAGACAAATTCAATGATAAAGGTTGGTTTACTTGTAAAACAGATGAAAGTGGAGAATATGATAGAATATGCTTTGGTGAACCAGTGAATTTTGATGATTGGCTCAATTTGGTTAAAGAAGGTATAGTATTTTTCGACAGTGGGATGTATGAAGGTAATAAAAGACCTTATTCACAATGGAGAGCAAACAACAAATTTTGGGACAGTTTAATTACGGAAACATATGAATAAATAATGAAACAGATATGTGGAACAGAATTTCCTACATATCTCTCATTATCTTAACCTACAGAATATTATATTCACCAAGATAATCAAGCATTGCAATAGCTACAGCTTCAATTACTGGAATGCAAACAGAATTACCAAACTGTTTATATGACTGTGCATTTGAAACAGGAATGATGAAATCCTCTGGGAATCCCTGCA encodes:
- a CDS encoding LlaMI family restriction endonuclease, whose product is MTAKEQIIELFRKNVKGKTPNVKGKNERHDGRKGHWLEQQFGVTANADNEADLFGYELKNETTSKTTFGDWSANIYVFTSSKYSSLFEGDKKYEKQNSFVKIFGKPNEEKGGRYSWSGTPCPKIDSYNDFGQILLIEPNKDIVAFYSYSQDKREDKENIVPKELQIENLEIARWYGEHSPTSKRADKCLKAKLEDKFNDKGWFTCKTDESGEYDRICFGEPVNFDDWLNLVKEGIVFFDSGMYEGNKRPYSQWRANNKFWDSLITETYE
- a CDS encoding abortive infection family protein, translated to MSCMADKLKLKAIKIGNLIVENETEIMWDHILEAFDFDVILEENQRLIRSQYFHDEDYVDNVINVLDTALRIDKKEACEMVEYILDNYTTVNKIQIEEVINDITQWEDYSIKSKTADENINSLIANINDSINKGEPVFALDRLHTLMHNYVKELCSRHDIAFEDKDKLDSIFKQYVKFISEYIDSQMTITILKSSISLFSQFNQVRNNYSFAHDNDVLNEAESKLIFKQIVNIKEFIDTTENEITIDSA
- a CDS encoding very short patch repair endonuclease; translated protein: MVDKVSKEVRSYNMSRIRSKDTKPEIVVRSYLFSKGLRFRKNDKRYPGSPDIVLPKYKTIVFVHGCFWHLHDGCKYARIPKSNVDFWKKKLYRNKERDEENQKELEEMGWNVITVWECELKKDKVEQTLEDLYTQITSKH
- a CDS encoding AAA domain-containing protein, with the translated sequence MIKKYKEHLKNLILNEIKSEEQVAINEIININCEQRIKEGKTIVGMKRKVLKKYPSDCKVLFTGLEKINTEINKGDTVFITGEKGLIKNVTGIVSEINYNTITVNYVNKPILDDNFNECRIDLFVKNTTYKRQLDNLANTDCNNALRLLLGISIPKANNPSKKVLFYDNGLNRYQKAAVEKSLCCGSFFLIHGPFGTGKTRTLIELVKQEVNNGHRVLITAESNIAIDNLAVKLISSKMDMTRVGTFNKFNNNMKRFSLQNKRKTHIVFSEIKSLEKKKKKYESQIQKCDKTKRENIIKSINQLNKEIIRLQRKIDKDIIKHSQVIFTTNSSAASNILQDTNFDIAIIDEAAQATIPSVLIPISKADRFILAGDHKQLAPTVSSGNEELKISLFEKLCKMFPQQMEMLKIQYRMNNMLMDFPNREFYNNKLICDRSVKNTPSITINSNFDNGNSLIFVDTSLARNNYETTWNYSNSYINKLEADITKNIVNDCINSNFNINDLGIITNYSDQVKLIKSMIDIEVETVDGFQGREKDIIIISNVRSNNQGEVGFLDEPKRLNVALTRAKSKLIIIGNSKTLSNEPMFKRLFDYCNENESVIFY